In Syngnathus scovelli strain Florida chromosome 10, RoL_Ssco_1.2, whole genome shotgun sequence, the following are encoded in one genomic region:
- the si:dkeyp-51f12.3 gene encoding uncharacterized protein si:dkeyp-51f12.3, with amino-acid sequence MPLPQCALLLLGVLLMVAGGVVALFAPMPSFSAPVLGLFLGMGGVGLLVSGLCMAMKNLQAAVPGHFLLHPRTGTRFSPQQSLAIQRRLDRIRREMSTDSVSGGPDPGPALEPSPEPALPCTPPPWTMEPPPSYDTVMKIQEHGGNEQL; translated from the exons ATGCCGCTGCCCCAGTGCGCGCTGCTCCTCCTGGGCGTGCTGCTGATGGTGGCGGGCGGGGTGGTAGCCCTGTTCGCGCCTATGCCCAGTTTTTCGGCGCCCGTCTTGGGGCTCTTCCTGGGTATGGGGGGCGTGGGCCTGCTGGTGAGTGGACTGTGcatggccatgaagaacctgcaGGCGGCGGTGCCTGGACACTTCTTGCTGCACCCGCGGACGGGCACTCGCTTCAGCCCGCAACAGTCGCTGGCCATCCAAAG GAGGTTGGACCGAATCCGACGGGAGATGTCAACAGACTCTGTCAGCGGTGGGCCGGACCCTGGACCGGCCCTGGAACCATCTCCGGAACCAGCGCTCCCGTGTACCCCGCCCCCCTGGACCATGGAACCTCCACCGTCCTACGACACAGTGATGAAGATCCAAGAGCATGGCGGCAACGAGCAGCTCTAA